The following is a genomic window from Sulfurirhabdus autotrophica.
TAGTCGATTGGCGCCTTCGATTTCGTTGGCGATAGCCATTTCAACTAGTTCGGTGACGTGTTTTTGCTTCAGATCGGATAAGTGCATAGGAAAGCTCTAGCTCTTTGAAGTGAGATAAATCAAAAGAGGATGTGGGAAATAAATTAAGGTGGTGTGTAAAGAATTTGCGCCTGAACCTGGCTAAGACTGTTCTTGTTGTTTTTTAAGAAACGATCTTTAGAGAGTTCAGACGCAAGATTAAACGGTTTATATGTTGCTGTCAATAAATGCGGTTAATTGTGATTTGGACAACGCGCCAACTTTGGTGGCTTCAATGTTGCCGTTTTTGAAAATCATCAGGGTGGGGATGCCACGGATACCATATTTTGGAGGTGTAGCCTGGTTCTCATCAATATTCAGCTTAGCAATTTT
Proteins encoded in this region:
- the trxA gene encoding thioredoxin TrxA produces the protein MSEHIHYVTDDTFEPEVLQAQLPVLVDYWADWCGPCKMIAPILDEIAQEYAGRLKIAKLNIDENQATPPKYGIRGIPTLMIFKNGNIEATKVGALSKSQLTAFIDSNI